From the Oryza glaberrima chromosome 5, OglaRS2, whole genome shotgun sequence genome, one window contains:
- the LOC127774857 gene encoding uncharacterized protein LOC127774857 gives MADQEDQDDGGKGAPASIEEQQYMDFPPSSLHSYVPEQPEISLDAESMKMLTSLPLYGEPLCTNESIIAHVKSVKGILESLLRRNDWLKVDEYLTKIVSENYLNSYSAISGVPMSEINQAHPELALLARRQHVYDLLVEGKYDEASDYYNANVAILEKCRSKRVRTASSDLKVLISNRTAAVNNDVDTGMAIKDYIYLYYPIFRPDIRKRNFGRKPHELWEFAWRKSTVSGFRCFACHKVFKHKKLTMIESHLKGDRTDDITACPAVTENVLSRLQLALDTGAAGRLSRKIERGRMSRDTQSTGDEHPSPDGEEDGRGDGCTDSAGPSNAVPAC, from the exons ATGGCGGACCAGGAGGATCAGGATGATGGCGGAAAAGG GGCACCAGCCAGCATTGAGGAACAACAATATATGGattttcctccctcttctctacATTCTTATGTTCCAGAACAACCTGAAATAAGTCTGGATGCTGAATCCAT GAAAATGCTGACCTCTCTTCCACTCTATGGAGAACCACTATGCACTAATGAGAG TATCATTGCCCACGTTAAGTCTGTTAAGGGAATACTTGAATCACTCCTTCGGAGAAATGACTGGCTCAAGGTTGATGAATACCTGACAAAGATTGTTTCTGAAAATTATTTGAACTCATACTCTGCCATTTCTGGTGTACCAATGAGTGAAATTAATCAAGCACACCCTGAGCTTGCTTTACTGGCAAGGCGGCAACATGTTTATGATCTGCTTGTGGAAGGGAAGTATGATGAGGCCAGTGACTATTACAATGCGAATGTCGCTATTCTGGAGAAGTGTAGGAGCAAAAGAGTGCGCACTGCATCATCAGATCTGAAAGTTCTTATCAGCAATCGAACTGCAGCAGT GAATAATGATGTTGATACTGGCATGGCTATCAAGGACTACATCTACCTTTACTATCCCATTTTCAG GCCTGATATTCGGAAGAGAAACTTTGGGAGAAAACCCCACGAACTGTGGGAGTTTGCTTGGCGCAAGAGTACAGTTTCAGGCTTCAGATGTTTTGCATGCCATAAGGTCTTTAAGCATAAGAAACTCACCATGATTGAGTCACACTTGAAGGGGGATAGAACAGATGATATCACTGCTTGTCCAGCTGTAACAGAGAATGTCCTCTCCCGCCTCCAGCTCGCCCTGGATACTGGAGCAGCAGGCAGGCTCTCCCGTAAGATAGAAAGAGGAAGGATGAGCCGCGACACTCAAAGTACTGGAGATGAGCATCCCTCTCCagatggagaagaagatggtAGAGGAGACGGATGCACAGACTCTGCTGGCCCTTCAAATGCTGTACCAGCCTGCTAG
- the LOC127772797 gene encoding xylan O-acetyltransferase 2, with translation MGLPGRRNPLLSARRAAASLRRSRRLPVYVAAVFFVASVLLMFRDEILYLTTARSPSSSLPTTGGSAGGAGLARREELVSVNKPVLLGHGGKPEKHHSVTERHRPKVSAKRRPNKKAAKAARKKFMASPAVAAGAEVNVPETCNLSKGKWVFDNATYPLYREQECEYLTAQVTCTRNGRRDDGYQKWRWQPRDCDLPLAFDARLFMERLRGKRLMFVGDSLNRNQWESMVCLVRPALSPGKSYVTWWDGQRVVLHAWEYNATVEFYWAPFLVESNSDDPKAHSIRDRVIKPEAIAAHAGDWVGVDYLVFNTYIWWMNTVNMKVVRPTGKTWEEYDEVGRIEAYRRVLDTWATWVNDNVDPARTSVFFMSVSPLHISPEAWGNPGGVRCAKEDAPVQNWHGPLWLGTDWDMFRAARNASRAAGRVPVTFVDVTAMSELRKDGHTSVHTIRQGRVLTPEQQADPATYADCIHWCLPGVPDVWNLMLYARILSRPPPAAAAAGHVA, from the exons ATGGGCCTCCCCGGCCGGCGCAACCCGTTGCTGAGcgcgaggcgcgcggcggcgtccctcCGGAGGAGCAGACGGCTGCCCGTCTATGTCGCCGCAGTCTTCTTCGTCGCCTCCGTCCTCCTCATGTTCCGCGACGAGATCCTTTATCTGACGACGGcaaggtcgccgtcgtcgtcgttgccgacAACGGGAGGAtcagccggcggcgccgggctcgccCGGAGGGAGGAGCTAGTATCTGTCAACAAGCCAGTCTTGCTTGGTCACGGCGGCAAACCGGAGAAGCACCACAGCGTGACGGAGAGGCACCGGCCGAAGGTCAGCGCGAAGAGGCGGCCGAACAAGAAGGCGGCAaaggcggcgaggaagaagttcatggcgtcgccggcggtcgccgccggcgccgaggtgAACGTGCCGGAGACGTGCAACCTGTCCAAGGGCAAGTGGGTGTTCGACAACGCGACGTACCCGCTGTACCGCGAGCAGGAGTGCGAGTACCTGACGGCGCAGGTGACGTGCACGCGGAacgggcggcgcgacgacggctaCCAGAAGTGGCGGTGGCAGCCGAGGGACTGCGACCTCCCGCTCGCCTTCGACGCGAGGCTGTTCATGGAGCGGCTCCGCGGGAAGCGCCTCATGTTCGTCGGCGACTCGCTGAACCGCAACCAGTGGGAGTCCATGGTGTGCCTGGTGCGGCCGGCGCTGTCGCCGGGGAAGAGCTACGTGACGTGGTGGGACGGCCAGCGGGTCGTCCTCCACGCTTGGGAGTACAACGCGACGGTGGAGTTCTACTGGGCGCCGTTCCTCGTCGAGTCCAACTCCGACGACCCCAAGGCGCACAGCATCCGGGACCGCGTCATCAAGCCCGAGGCGATCGCCGCGCACGCCGGCGACTGGGTCGGCGTCGACTACCTCGTCTTCAACACGTACATCTGGTGGATGAACACGGTCAACATGAAAGTCGT GAGGCCGACGGGGAAGACGTGGGAGGAGTACGACGAGGTGGGTCGGATCGAGGCGTACAGGAGAGTGCTCGACACATGGGCGACCTGGGTGAACGACAACGTCGACCCGGCCCGCACGTCCGTGTTCTTCATGAGCGTCTCCCCTCTTCACATCAG CCCGGAGGCGTGGGGCAACCCGGGCGGGGTGCGGTGCGCGAAGGAGGACGCGCCGGTGCAGAACTGGCACGGCCCGCTGTGGCTGGGCACGGACTGGGACATGTTCCGCGCGGCGAGGAACGCGTCCCGCGCCGCGGGGCGCGTCCCGGTCACGTTCGTGGACGTGACGGCGATGTCGGAGCTCCGCAAGGACGGGCACACGTCGGTGCACACCATCCGTCAGGGCCGCGTGCTGACGCCGGAGCAGCAGGCCGACCCGGCCACGTACGCGGACTGCATCCACTGGTGCCTCCCCGGCGTCCCCGACGTCTGGAACCTCATGCTCTACGCCCGTATCCTctccaggccgccgccggcggcggcggcggccggtcacGTGGCGTGA